From a single Plutella xylostella chromosome 5, ilPluXylo3.1, whole genome shotgun sequence genomic region:
- the LOC119691167 gene encoding uncharacterized protein LOC119691167 encodes MSVSDKELPQAIQQPEILRVGVKIPPFWSEEPALWFAQVESQFVLSRITTDDTKFCYLVAQLDHQYAAEVKDVITNPPEKDKYLKLKTELIKRLSASKEKRVKQLLMHEELGDRKPSQFLRHLESLAGPDVPKDFLSTIWSSRLPHNIQTVVASQSELALEKLAELADKVHEIAPSSPQVASTSSAPPTAYDDLTRQISELTRQVAMLTSKVNDRSYDREHPYSNRRRFSRSRSRSRSRPRQPPANHPHCFYHFTYGDKAQKCKEPCSFHKDTSENCPGRRK; translated from the coding sequence ATGTCTGTTTCGGATAAAGAGTTACCACAGGCCATCCAGCAACCTGAAATATTACGTGTTGGTGTTAAGATACCGCCATTTTGGTCTGAAGAACCTGCCTTATGGTTCGCTCAAGTGGAAAGTCAGTTCGTTTTGTCGCGGATAACTACGGATGACACTAAATTTTGTTACCTCGTAGCCCAGCTGGATCATCAATATGCTGCCGAGGTCAAGGACGTCATCACCAACCCACCTGAAaaagataagtacctaaagcTGAAAACAGAACTTATTAAAAGACTTTCCGCTTCTAAGGAAAAACGGGTCAAACAGCTGCTGATGCATGAAGAGCTCGGGGATAGGAAGCCTTCCCAGTTCCTTCGACACCTGGAAAGCCTGGCAGGTCCAGATGTACCAAAGGATTTCTTGTCTACAATATGGTCTAGTCGTTTACCTCACAATATTCAAACCGTTGTTGCTTCGCAGAGTGAGCTTGCATTGGAAAAACTGGCCGAACTTGCAGACAAGGTGCACGAGATAGCCCCATCATCTCCCCAGGTGGCAAGTACCTCTTCAGCTCCTCCAACCGCGTACGACGACCTAACGAGACAGATAAGCGAACTTACCAGGCAGGTGGCCATGCTTACGTCCAAGGTAAATGACAGAAGCTACGATCGCGAACATCCATACTCCAACAGACGCAGATTCTCACGCAGCCGCTCCCGCAGTCGGTCTCGTCCGAGGCAACCTCCAGCAAACCACCCGCATTGCTTCTACCACTTCACCTACGGTGATAAGGCGCAGAAATGCAAGGAACCGTGCAGCTTCCACAAGGACACATCGGAAAACTGTCCGGGCCGTCGGAAGTAG